CGAGCGGAAGCAGAAACGGCAGTGGGCGAAACAGGCCGTGGTGTACATCAGCAGCACTTTGCCCAGATAGCGATGGATGATCCCCTCCACCGGCTGGTACTTCGCCTCGTCCTTGTGGGTATCGACCTCGGCGTCGTCGGAATAGCGCATGAGTTCTTCGAGCGACGGAATCACGAGCTTCCGGAGCGGATCGTCGGGATTGTCGCGCTCCAGCAGCGCCGCGTAATGGCGGGTGATCTTCATCGGCATGATCGGGCGACACTGGCGGATGCCCTCCTTCTCGGCCTCGGTCAGCGTGACATAATCGGCAAGCTGCTCAGGCGTCGTGATGATCGTGCGTTCAGGCTGGATGTGTGTCATGGGTGCTGCTGGTTACGACGGTGAGCGGAATTCCTGAAATATAGGAAATACCGTACACTTATTTTTTATCTCAGCTATCGACATAAAAGGGACAAGGCCGGGGAAGAAGGGCGGACACGCAGCTCTGCCCCTGCAAAAAATCCATCCCGGAATCCGTCCCGTCCCATCTGTCCTATAAGTCCCATACGTCCCATTCCCCCGCCACGAATAAACTGAGATTGTTTATATTTGAACTCTTTTTCCGCCATCAACAACTACCATCGAAATTCCGATATGAGCACCGTCAACTGGATTGCAGCCGGGGAGTACTCCGACATTCTCTACCACAAGGCCGAGGGGATCGCCAAGATCACCATCAACCGCCCGGAGCGGCGCAATGCGTTCCGCCCGCAGACGGTGGATCAGATGATCGAGGCGCTTCAGGATGCACGGAACGACGCAGAGATCGGCGTCATCATCCTGACCGGCCAGGGCGATCTCGCCTTCTGCTCGGGCGGCGACCAGAAGATTCGCGGCAACGCCGGATACGCCGACGAGAAGGGCGTGAACAAGCTGAACGTGCTCGACTTCCAGCGCGACATCCGCACCTGCCCGAAGCCGGTGATCGCGATGGTGGCGGGTTACGCCATCGGCGGCGGCCACGTGCTGCACATGCTCTGCGACCTGACCATCGCGGCGGAGAACGCCCGCTTCGGCCAAACCGGCCCGAAGGTCGGCTCCTTCGACGGCGGCTGGGGCGCGAGCTACATGGCGCGGCTGGTCGGCCAGAAGAAGGCCCGCGAAATCTGGTACCTCTGCCGCCAGTACAACGCGCAA
This genomic window from Chlorobaculum limnaeum contains:
- the menB gene encoding 1,4-dihydroxy-2-naphthoyl-CoA synthase, with translation MSTVNWIAAGEYSDILYHKAEGIAKITINRPERRNAFRPQTVDQMIEALQDARNDAEIGVIILTGQGDLAFCSGGDQKIRGNAGYADEKGVNKLNVLDFQRDIRTCPKPVIAMVAGYAIGGGHVLHMLCDLTIAAENARFGQTGPKVGSFDGGWGASYMARLVGQKKAREIWYLCRQYNAQEALDMGLVNTVVPLERLEEETVQWCREILANSPLAIRCLKAALNADCDGQAGLQELAGNATLLYYMSEEGQEGRNAFVEKRKPDFGKFPKRP